In Novosphingobium aromaticivorans DSM 12444, the following proteins share a genomic window:
- a CDS encoding Fic family protein, with translation MSRNSLAALPEVFVSDAAISKAVYQAVERGELRKLGSRLYTRNLGEEPERLVRRNWYNLVAAYYPDAIIADRTALEGKPAEDGSVFLISSKRRETELPGLVLRPRSGPAALDSDRPFSGVRLASTARAYLENMRPTRGRGGRISRTVSRAELEERLDRMLRSQGEGAINRLRDDARALASALDYEAEAAELDGLIGSLLGTREAVMQSEIGKARLAGHPFDPARVEMFEELFSALRETVPERRPVPARSAEATSTLAFYEAYFSNFIEGTEFSVEEAADIVFEGVIPTERPADAHDVLGTFRVVSDLVRMKVLPSDYASLRELLMDRHAAVMEARPDKLPGAFKQRGNQAGATVFVAPDLVEGTLDRGFGFLQALGEPFQRAIFMMTLVSEVHPFADGNGRIARIMMNAELLAHGEERIIIPTAYRTDYLSALKAFSHNRQTAPLIRMLDVAQAFTHAVDWSTLESARAMLMASNAFDQGEDAKLRPVAIGLGRT, from the coding sequence ATGTCCAGAAATTCGCTCGCGGCGCTCCCTGAAGTTTTCGTTTCGGACGCAGCGATCTCCAAAGCTGTCTATCAGGCGGTGGAGCGCGGGGAATTGCGCAAACTTGGCTCGCGCCTCTACACTCGCAATCTCGGCGAGGAACCTGAACGACTGGTGCGGCGCAACTGGTACAACCTCGTCGCCGCATATTATCCTGATGCGATCATTGCCGATCGCACAGCGCTGGAAGGAAAGCCGGCCGAGGATGGTTCGGTATTCCTGATCTCGTCGAAGCGACGCGAAACCGAGTTGCCAGGCCTTGTCTTGCGACCGAGGTCGGGCCCTGCAGCTCTCGACAGTGATCGCCCGTTCAGTGGGGTCCGGCTAGCTTCGACGGCCAGGGCCTATCTCGAAAACATGCGGCCGACGCGCGGGCGCGGTGGCCGGATATCGAGAACTGTATCCCGCGCCGAACTGGAAGAGCGGCTCGACCGGATGCTGCGCAGCCAGGGTGAGGGGGCCATCAATCGGCTGCGTGACGATGCGCGGGCGCTTGCATCGGCACTCGACTACGAGGCCGAGGCCGCCGAGCTCGACGGCCTGATCGGCTCGCTACTCGGGACTCGCGAAGCGGTGATGCAGAGCGAAATCGGCAAGGCTCGTCTGGCGGGGCATCCGTTCGACCCGGCGCGCGTCGAAATGTTCGAAGAGCTGTTCTCGGCATTGCGCGAGACCGTACCGGAGCGCCGGCCCGTACCCGCGCGTAGCGCAGAGGCGACCTCGACCCTGGCGTTTTACGAAGCCTATTTTTCGAACTTCATCGAGGGCACCGAGTTCAGCGTCGAAGAAGCCGCCGATATTGTCTTCGAGGGTGTCATACCGACCGAACGGCCCGCGGACGCGCATGACGTACTTGGCACCTTCCGAGTGGTTTCGGACCTGGTCCGCATGAAGGTTCTGCCAAGCGATTATGCGTCCTTGCGCGAATTGCTCATGGACCGACATGCCGCCGTTATGGAAGCGCGCCCTGACAAGCTGCCGGGAGCCTTCAAGCAACGCGGCAATCAAGCGGGCGCGACAGTGTTCGTCGCGCCCGATCTGGTCGAAGGTACGCTCGATCGAGGCTTCGGCTTCTTGCAGGCCCTAGGCGAACCCTTCCAACGGGCCATTTTCATGATGACGCTGGTCAGCGAAGTTCATCCCTTCGCTGACGGCAATGGCCGGATCGCGCGGATCATGATGAACGCCGAGCTGCTGGCGCATGGCGAAGAGCGCATCATCATCCCGACGGCCTATCGCACCGACTACCTGAGCGCCCTCAAGGCATTCTCGCACAATCGCCAGACAGCGCCGCTGATCCGCATGCTCGATGTCGCGCAAGCATTCACGCACGCCGTTGACTGGAGCACCCTGGAATCGGCGCGGGCCATGCTGATGGCCAGCAACGCCTTCGATCAGGGTGAGGACGCAAAGCTTCGGCCCGTAGCCATCGGACTTGGCCGCACATGA
- a CDS encoding DUF2493 domain-containing protein, translating to MTDRFSNFADLAEHYAREIATPDYARAFMEQTEFAKLSIEHEPSSSEMPDPETAQSAIEMMLATVFDLFRDTRMEDFASEVAWGIANSFHVVAKRLDDREDAMANRLQEKLREYDPSEVYATDLEDLTMQARSLAECRDAMECMRDHAARIYLVETGRPFSPVRGSRVSSKTNASMIEARDYLAAQKAQRREQFAPSGPVVVFSGGQQFTDIALVEDYLDAIHARVPSMALATTAQNKGADVIAAAWASRHNVPVILCKPDTSRGPSAPYQRNARMLAFKPVEAVVCSGGGIQANLADRLREARIPLHIVRDASAQHEPPAQRAKDPAQAERLAMKRVANGDDLPPF from the coding sequence ATGACGGACCGTTTCTCGAACTTCGCCGACCTTGCCGAACACTATGCGCGTGAAATCGCCACACCCGACTACGCCCGGGCATTCATGGAGCAGACCGAGTTTGCCAAGCTCTCGATCGAGCACGAACCGAGCAGCAGCGAAATGCCCGATCCCGAGACCGCGCAATCAGCCATCGAGATGATGCTGGCAACGGTCTTCGACCTGTTCCGCGACACCCGGATGGAGGATTTCGCCAGCGAGGTCGCCTGGGGGATCGCCAACAGCTTCCACGTCGTCGCCAAACGCCTCGATGACCGCGAGGATGCGATGGCCAACCGGCTGCAGGAGAAGCTGCGCGAATACGATCCAAGCGAGGTCTATGCGACCGACCTTGAAGACCTGACCATGCAGGCCCGCAGCCTCGCCGAATGCCGCGACGCGATGGAATGCATGCGCGACCATGCCGCCCGCATCTACCTCGTCGAGACCGGCCGGCCCTTCTCGCCGGTGCGCGGCTCGCGGGTCTCGTCCAAGACCAACGCCTCGATGATCGAGGCGCGCGACTATCTCGCGGCGCAGAAGGCACAGCGGCGCGAGCAGTTCGCCCCCTCAGGACCAGTCGTGGTGTTCTCGGGCGGGCAGCAGTTCACCGACATTGCCCTCGTTGAAGACTACCTCGATGCGATCCACGCACGGGTGCCGTCGATGGCGCTGGCAACCACCGCCCAGAACAAGGGCGCGGACGTGATCGCAGCCGCCTGGGCATCGCGCCACAATGTGCCGGTGATCCTGTGCAAGCCCGATACCTCGCGGGGACCTTCGGCGCCCTATCAGCGCAATGCGCGCATGCTGGCCTTCAAGCCGGTCGAGGCGGTGGTGTGTAGCGGCGGCGGCATTCAGGCGAACCTTGCCGACCGGCTGCGTGAGGCCCGCATCCCCCTGCATATCGTGCGCGACGCATCGGCCCAGCACGAGCCTCCAGCGCAGCGCGCCAAGGACCCGGCGCAGGCTGAACGCCTAGCGATGAAGCGGGTTGCCAATGGCGACGATCTCCCGCCGTTCTGA
- a CDS encoding ribbon-helix-helix protein, CopG family, whose translation MADEVRLTVRIPRDLANGVEKVQAARGLTPSIILRDALTLYLEAFAGSTETERRRQFSSEYLFLGIDLLIQRQFPDAHEALMAEADRRVEALYASS comes from the coding sequence ATGGCAGATGAAGTCCGGCTCACGGTTCGGATACCGCGCGACCTCGCAAATGGCGTCGAGAAGGTTCAGGCTGCGCGCGGCCTGACGCCCTCGATCATTCTGCGCGACGCGCTCACCCTGTACCTCGAAGCCTTCGCCGGCAGCACCGAAACCGAGCGGCGTCGGCAGTTCTCATCCGAGTATCTGTTCCTCGGCATCGATCTCCTGATCCAGCGCCAGTTTCCCGATGCGCATGAAGCCCTGATGGCGGAAGCCGACCGCCGCGTGGAGGCGCTCTATGCGTCGTCCTGA
- a CDS encoding type IV secretion system DNA-binding domain-containing protein, whose amino-acid sequence MRRPDTWSDQARPGQLKHHSARGNMPRNAGNFTRGSQLITHEFLMWFSSAKMPLLVWFFTFLIALSIVLALLLHEHEVQMILMRIYAEGWSFMEFSPRKILNLTLPSGRVIPAPVSMIASHPDVVIAWNKLMRAIWGSLFISLFVAVPLSVWFIDLSRKRGKAILEERHQRGAMLVDAKELAAVINQHNSAALAQEIAERMPGKTMDDVMKMSFAERKAAGIHHVYNIAGVSFPWRSEQAHTIMIGSTGTGKTTQMRDMIAQMRVRQDRAVVFDLTGAYVEAFYNPETDTILNPMDERCPSWSLFDEGKNYADFTAIASAILPTDGGGSDPFWMLGARTLFVQTCVQLMKLGQATNAALAYRLMMADLEEVHELLRNTIAEPLTAPVAARMAESVRAVLNTNAQALLFIPEGKEPFSICDWIRHQDKPGSILFITSSHNELVLNRALLSLWMNLAVHTLMRLPRTRSLRTWFFFDEVHALHRLPAIEDGLQTARGFGGAFVLGIHSFAKLAETYGKEGAQNLASLARTKLILAAADRDTAEHCSDYIGHREVRMMDEAYSYGYSNIRDAATITPRSEVQPLVIPDDIMRLPSLRGFLVFPEGFDAARIRLTYKDYPKVAEGYILRENVEPIEFISMPKGDDEVAETGGRDRSGEPELEPRGEDLGRDPAVPLSPALEPDANAPEIMPDGPNPDPSVGKQMAFRLEQAPQNERTNSREQDPSQKAEKSSASKPAAQRTVGSRELNDPAIPDKESERGAKTAKGIEDQSHSRDDGPEL is encoded by the coding sequence ATGCGTCGTCCTGACACCTGGTCCGATCAGGCCCGCCCCGGCCAGCTCAAGCACCATTCGGCGCGCGGGAACATGCCGCGCAACGCGGGCAATTTCACTCGCGGCTCGCAGCTCATCACGCACGAATTCCTGATGTGGTTTTCCTCGGCGAAGATGCCGCTGCTGGTGTGGTTCTTCACGTTCCTGATCGCGCTCTCGATCGTCCTCGCGCTGCTGCTTCACGAGCATGAAGTGCAGATGATCCTGATGCGGATCTATGCGGAGGGATGGAGCTTCATGGAGTTCAGCCCGCGCAAGATCCTCAACCTAACCTTGCCCTCCGGCCGCGTGATCCCTGCCCCCGTTTCGATGATCGCCAGCCACCCTGATGTCGTCATCGCCTGGAACAAGCTGATGCGCGCAATTTGGGGTTCGCTGTTCATCTCGCTGTTCGTCGCGGTGCCGCTTTCGGTCTGGTTCATCGACCTCTCGCGCAAGCGCGGCAAGGCGATCCTCGAAGAACGCCACCAGCGCGGCGCGATGCTGGTCGACGCCAAGGAGCTTGCCGCCGTGATCAACCAGCACAACAGCGCCGCGCTTGCCCAGGAGATTGCCGAACGGATGCCCGGCAAGACCATGGACGACGTCATGAAAATGAGCTTTGCCGAGCGCAAGGCCGCCGGCATCCACCACGTCTACAACATCGCCGGCGTATCGTTTCCGTGGCGGAGCGAACAGGCTCACACGATCATGATCGGGTCGACCGGGACCGGCAAGACCACGCAGATGCGGGACATGATCGCGCAGATGCGCGTGCGCCAGGATCGGGCGGTCGTGTTCGATCTTACCGGGGCCTACGTCGAGGCGTTCTATAACCCCGAGACCGACACGATCCTCAACCCGATGGACGAGCGCTGCCCGAGCTGGTCGCTGTTCGACGAGGGCAAGAACTACGCCGACTTCACCGCGATCGCATCAGCCATCTTGCCGACCGACGGCGGCGGCTCGGACCCCTTCTGGATGCTGGGAGCAAGGACATTGTTTGTGCAGACCTGCGTCCAGCTCATGAAGCTCGGCCAGGCGACCAACGCCGCACTCGCCTACCGGCTGATGATGGCCGACCTTGAAGAGGTCCACGAACTGCTTCGCAATACCATTGCCGAGCCGCTGACCGCGCCAGTCGCGGCGCGCATGGCCGAGTCTGTCCGTGCAGTTCTCAACACCAATGCCCAGGCCTTGTTGTTTATTCCCGAAGGCAAGGAACCCTTCTCGATTTGCGACTGGATTCGCCACCAGGACAAGCCGGGCTCGATCCTGTTCATTACCTCTTCGCATAACGAACTGGTGCTCAACCGGGCGCTCTTGTCGCTGTGGATGAACCTTGCGGTGCATACCCTGATGCGGCTGCCGCGCACCCGGTCATTGCGCACCTGGTTCTTCTTCGACGAAGTCCATGCGCTGCACCGCCTGCCAGCGATCGAAGACGGCTTGCAGACTGCGCGCGGCTTTGGCGGCGCCTTCGTGCTCGGCATCCATTCCTTCGCCAAGCTAGCCGAGACCTATGGCAAGGAAGGCGCGCAGAACCTTGCCTCGCTGGCCCGCACCAAGCTGATCCTGGCAGCGGCCGATCGCGACACCGCCGAGCACTGCTCGGACTACATTGGTCACCGCGAAGTGCGGATGATGGATGAGGCCTACAGCTACGGCTATTCCAACATCCGCGACGCCGCGACCATTACCCCGCGCTCGGAAGTGCAGCCGCTGGTGATCCCCGATGACATCATGCGCCTGCCTTCGCTGCGCGGGTTCCTGGTCTTTCCGGAAGGGTTCGATGCGGCGCGGATCAGGCTCACCTACAAGGACTACCCCAAGGTCGCAGAGGGCTACATTCTGCGCGAGAACGTCGAGCCTATCGAGTTCATCTCCATGCCCAAGGGTGACGATGAAGTCGCCGAGACCGGCGGCCGGGACCGCAGCGGCGAACCGGAACTGGAGCCGCGCGGCGAAGACCTTGGGCGCGACCCCGCAGTGCCGTTGTCACCGGCGCTCGAGCCCGACGCCAATGCGCCGGAAATCATGCCCGATGGACCAAATCCTGATCCCAGTGTCGGCAAGCAGATGGCATTTCGTCTGGAGCAAGCGCCTCAGAACGAACGCACCAATAGCCGCGAGCAGGACCCGAGTCAGAAGGCTGAAAAGAGTTCCGCGTCCAAGCCTGCCGCGCAGCGCACCGTCGGGTCCCGCGAACTCAATGACCCCGCCATCCCCGACAAGGAATCTGAGCGCGGCGCGAAGACCGCCAAGGGGATCGAGGACCAATCGCATTCCCGTGACGACGGACCGGAGCTCTAG
- the mobF gene encoding MobF family relaxase, whose amino-acid sequence MHSIASVRSSSGAADYFANDNYYSADEHAEAGVWGGEGARALGLEGQVERDAFEGVLNGRLPDGEMVGQVEGRRLGLDLTFSMPKSASILALVSGDRRIIDAHLAAVKSTMSQLVEKQFAESRNYERSRSGEPQKTGNLVYALFAHDTSRALDPQGHIHAVVANLTRDPKGTWKALWNGEIWKNNTTIGQFYHAAFRAQLQKLGYETEAAGKHGSFEIKGVPAEVIKAFSTRTTEIEAKIAEVGATRLETKKQITLYTRDPKLAVEDRGALVEGWQQRAAELGFDGKALVAAAKARAEVEARPSFRETATAAIGEVSTRINAALRTPSPLAVSGAAALFLSAATIKAQHATASAIRHLSEREAAFSPQAILASALGFHIKGLEGGAVVQRIGELIRDGHLIPGKSDRLDGHSDLVTTPAALAMEQRILDTIERGHGEGRAFMPPEAAMTRLQEAARELGRERAGVDTWQLNEGQLAAGVAILSGGDRFLNVQGVAGAGKSTLLGALDKVLDAEGVKLVGLAFQNKMVADLRGGGGQGMSADQMREAGIEAYTIARFLNTYSSAAAAGSGERYEAAKAALANTVIITDESSMVSSRDMLRLVTLAEQLDLAKAPFMGDRQQLSAIEQGKMFAVSQASGQATVRMDENIRQKNSPLLLAVAGLSNEGHAGLALDLLAAHGRVIEAGPDHVARAAELWLSLEPDKREATAIFTAGRDDRAEINARVQAGLLKEGTLSGAGVPLATLQSVNATREELRFASTYRVGQVLEARMEVREIGLKAGEYRVSEVRKDGKVVLERDGKRKVIDPDRINPDHRFDRLGLHEEKQIRLHDGETVFWRDKDGSRDIAKSTYATVLEARAEGIRVELADKRQLVLVPGDPMLRRLDLGYALNAHMAQGMTKPQAIEVISSTQRNLATQRTQNVLNTRATDDMTVVTNNLEGLKQQLDRTPGNKTSALEVTGKVEVEPRHVNPIDTRQVPELRMSPELKAKLDAVLGKVAEAPVKQMRPEKTLGLDL is encoded by the coding sequence ATGCACTCGATCGCCTCCGTCCGGTCGTCGAGCGGCGCTGCCGACTACTTCGCCAACGACAACTACTACTCGGCCGATGAGCACGCGGAAGCGGGGGTCTGGGGCGGCGAAGGTGCGCGCGCGCTGGGGCTTGAGGGGCAGGTCGAGCGCGATGCGTTCGAGGGCGTGCTCAATGGGCGGCTGCCCGACGGCGAGATGGTCGGGCAGGTCGAAGGTCGGCGCCTGGGTCTCGATCTCACCTTCTCGATGCCCAAGTCTGCCTCGATCCTGGCGCTGGTCAGCGGCGACCGGCGGATCATCGATGCGCACCTGGCGGCGGTCAAATCGACCATGTCGCAGCTTGTCGAAAAGCAGTTCGCCGAGAGCCGCAACTATGAGCGCAGCCGCAGCGGCGAACCCCAGAAGACCGGTAACCTCGTCTATGCCCTGTTCGCCCACGATACGAGCCGCGCGCTCGATCCGCAGGGGCATATCCACGCCGTCGTCGCCAATCTGACTCGCGATCCCAAGGGCACCTGGAAGGCGCTGTGGAACGGCGAGATCTGGAAGAACAACACCACGATCGGCCAGTTCTACCACGCCGCCTTCCGCGCCCAGTTGCAGAAGCTCGGCTACGAAACCGAGGCTGCCGGCAAACACGGGTCGTTCGAGATCAAGGGCGTGCCCGCCGAGGTGATCAAGGCCTTCTCGACCCGCACCACCGAGATCGAGGCGAAGATCGCCGAGGTCGGGGCAACCCGCCTCGAAACCAAGAAGCAGATCACGCTTTATACCCGCGATCCCAAGCTGGCGGTCGAGGATCGCGGCGCACTGGTCGAGGGCTGGCAGCAGCGCGCGGCCGAGCTCGGGTTCGACGGCAAGGCTCTTGTTGCCGCAGCCAAGGCGCGCGCCGAAGTCGAGGCGCGGCCGAGCTTCCGCGAGACGGCCACGGCCGCGATCGGCGAAGTTTCGACCCGGATCAACGCCGCGCTGCGCACCCCAAGTCCGCTTGCCGTGAGCGGGGCCGCAGCATTGTTCCTGTCGGCCGCCACCATCAAGGCTCAGCACGCCACCGCTTCGGCGATCCGTCATCTCTCCGAGCGCGAGGCAGCGTTCTCGCCGCAGGCAATCCTGGCGAGCGCGCTGGGGTTCCATATCAAGGGCCTCGAGGGCGGCGCAGTGGTCCAGCGAATTGGCGAGCTCATTCGCGACGGGCACCTGATCCCCGGCAAGTCGGACCGGCTCGACGGGCACTCCGATCTCGTGACCACGCCGGCCGCACTGGCCATGGAGCAACGCATCCTTGACACCATCGAGCGGGGTCATGGCGAGGGCCGCGCCTTCATGCCGCCCGAGGCGGCGATGACCCGGCTGCAGGAGGCCGCGCGTGAACTTGGGCGCGAGCGTGCCGGGGTGGACACCTGGCAACTCAACGAAGGCCAACTCGCGGCGGGCGTGGCGATCCTCTCAGGCGGCGATCGCTTCCTCAACGTCCAGGGCGTCGCCGGTGCGGGCAAATCCACCCTGCTAGGCGCACTCGACAAGGTGCTGGACGCGGAAGGCGTGAAGCTTGTCGGGCTCGCTTTCCAGAACAAGATGGTCGCTGATCTGCGCGGTGGCGGCGGTCAGGGCATGTCGGCCGACCAGATGCGCGAGGCGGGGATCGAAGCCTATACCATCGCCCGGTTCCTCAATACCTACAGCTCGGCGGCCGCTGCAGGCAGCGGCGAGCGCTACGAGGCAGCGAAGGCTGCGCTCGCCAATACCGTCATCATCACCGACGAAAGCTCGATGGTTTCCTCGCGCGACATGCTGCGCCTGGTGACGCTCGCCGAGCAGCTCGACCTCGCCAAGGCGCCGTTCATGGGCGACCGCCAGCAATTGTCGGCGATCGAGCAGGGCAAGATGTTCGCGGTCTCGCAGGCCTCTGGTCAGGCGACCGTGCGGATGGATGAGAACATACGCCAGAAGAACTCGCCGCTTCTCCTCGCAGTTGCGGGGCTCTCGAACGAGGGCCATGCCGGCCTCGCACTTGACCTGCTTGCCGCGCACGGCCGCGTAATCGAAGCAGGGCCCGACCATGTCGCCCGCGCCGCCGAGCTGTGGCTCTCGCTCGAACCCGACAAGCGCGAAGCGACCGCGATCTTCACCGCCGGGCGTGACGATCGCGCCGAGATCAACGCTCGGGTCCAGGCGGGGTTGCTCAAGGAAGGGACATTGAGCGGCGCGGGCGTGCCGCTGGCGACCCTCCAGAGCGTCAACGCCACCCGCGAGGAGCTGCGGTTCGCCTCGACCTACCGGGTGGGTCAGGTGCTTGAGGCGCGGATGGAGGTGCGCGAGATCGGCCTCAAGGCCGGCGAATACCGGGTGAGCGAGGTGCGCAAGGACGGCAAGGTCGTGCTCGAGCGCGATGGCAAGCGCAAGGTCATCGATCCTGACCGGATCAATCCCGATCACCGCTTCGACCGGCTCGGGCTTCATGAAGAGAAGCAGATCCGCCTCCACGACGGCGAAACCGTGTTTTGGCGTGACAAGGACGGGTCCCGAGACATTGCCAAGTCGACCTACGCCACCGTGCTCGAGGCGCGAGCAGAAGGCATCCGGGTCGAACTTGCGGACAAGCGGCAGCTTGTCCTGGTCCCCGGCGATCCGATGCTGCGCCGTCTCGACCTTGGCTATGCGCTCAACGCTCACATGGCGCAGGGCATGACCAAGCCACAGGCGATCGAGGTCATCTCTTCGACCCAGCGCAACCTTGCCACCCAGCGCACGCAGAACGTCCTCAATACCCGCGCCACTGACGACATGACCGTCGTCACCAACAACCTCGAAGGCCTGAAACAGCAACTCGACCGCACGCCCGGCAACAAGACCTCAGCGCTCGAAGTCACCGGTAAGGTCGAGGTTGAGCCGCGCCATGTGAACCCGATCGATACCCGGCAGGTGCCCGAACTCCGCATGAGCCCCGAGCTCAAGGCCAAGCTCGACGCAGTGCTCGGCAAGGTGGCGGAGGCGCCGGTGAAGCAGATGCGCCCGGAAAAGACGCTGGGGCTCGACCTGTGA
- a CDS encoding DEAD/DEAH box helicase — protein MLATADAPPTSVARNRRRKALWQPRADQTRLAARVAEILRTSSHAYLEAPTGSGKTLTMALIGELRAEETKVYLAHSVDIVDQTSRQFDAFAAAGVISNRASWRCTTWQSYREAVRRGRLQELVGTASPDLVFVDECHIGGGDGPDSNVSFQAIRATARKVVWVSATPWDVNEAVLGVREGCSAVLRMQEAFNLELLNATDIVRIDCGLRLRAAVAQLEKSSGAAFSSLARQSFVVEQDCAELAYDDLSGQVEKLLDRSLRPSDVSTIVRHRIRLLADVYLQRHMSERAMFWLPNQTYARECAQYIADRLPSGERAEAIIHDPGNSVAEMEYGIAAREAFAREDGSVRVACVVFRLREGFDSPGLRLGFDCSWSPRNLRATVQKIGRLTRKAPGKPRSQYYYAVDVKTVAGARASQLSEAFLGGVQAALRADIPSAQFTAEAIIEAGAIANAMSGSVGGGPRSFWSQGSWTGEAITRAHVPLFEFDQVAGYAEVSRATLDAAFLKPDEQLDESVVAELAERFLEGLEQGQRAEDYPPAVVNALRRCCTKLDSLHDLMFHRRLNRATPALATRWGCVLSDVVLDRMDRDDAIVAAIEAGKPRPSQRTFEGQQFSRALIATGPYFRPDLAARLAVLGQYEPQQDRRMRLKHETDLNIERIVGLIERGEEPPAQGTADRNRLSGWLSPFGSKTRPDVRERIERVRPDLIPKGISYVERDASRRQRQLEMIAWVTQHKALPPASSGLGKILKAWVQRNPSFLAAFLKELKNAARPGKIDVKLKPRTNRKRKARKPLARSGTRSAISPVAQHSAAMPR, from the coding sequence ATGCTCGCTACTGCCGATGCCCCGCCTACCTCCGTCGCCCGCAATAGGCGGCGCAAGGCGTTATGGCAGCCACGCGCTGACCAGACGCGCCTTGCAGCACGGGTCGCCGAGATCCTCAGAACCTCGAGCCATGCCTATCTTGAGGCCCCCACCGGATCGGGCAAGACCCTTACTATGGCGCTTATCGGCGAGCTCCGCGCAGAGGAGACCAAGGTCTACCTTGCGCATAGCGTTGATATCGTTGACCAGACTTCCCGTCAGTTTGATGCCTTCGCTGCCGCTGGCGTGATCTCCAACCGCGCGTCATGGCGTTGCACAACGTGGCAATCCTATCGCGAAGCAGTCCGGCGAGGCCGGCTCCAGGAACTCGTGGGCACGGCTTCGCCCGATCTGGTTTTTGTCGATGAATGCCACATCGGAGGCGGCGATGGGCCGGACAGCAATGTCTCCTTTCAGGCAATCCGCGCGACAGCAAGGAAAGTCGTCTGGGTTTCGGCAACTCCCTGGGACGTCAACGAGGCGGTACTTGGAGTTCGGGAGGGTTGCTCTGCGGTCCTGCGAATGCAGGAGGCGTTCAATCTCGAACTGCTCAATGCGACGGACATTGTCCGGATCGACTGCGGTCTCAGATTGCGAGCCGCGGTCGCACAGTTGGAAAAGAGCTCGGGGGCCGCCTTTTCGTCGCTTGCGAGGCAAAGCTTCGTAGTTGAGCAGGATTGTGCCGAGCTCGCCTATGATGACCTTTCTGGTCAGGTCGAAAAGTTGCTCGACCGCTCGTTGCGTCCATCTGACGTTTCGACCATTGTGCGCCATCGCATCCGCCTTCTCGCCGACGTCTATCTGCAGCGACATATGTCCGAACGCGCGATGTTCTGGCTGCCCAATCAGACCTATGCTCGTGAATGTGCGCAATACATCGCCGACCGGCTCCCGAGCGGGGAACGCGCCGAAGCCATCATCCATGATCCCGGCAATAGCGTCGCCGAAATGGAATACGGTATTGCGGCGCGAGAGGCGTTTGCCAGGGAGGACGGCTCGGTCAGGGTTGCTTGCGTCGTATTCCGGCTCCGCGAAGGGTTCGATTCACCGGGGCTGCGTCTGGGTTTCGATTGTTCGTGGTCGCCGCGCAATTTGCGCGCAACGGTTCAGAAGATCGGTCGGCTAACGCGCAAGGCCCCAGGCAAGCCGCGCAGTCAGTATTACTATGCGGTCGACGTTAAGACAGTCGCCGGGGCCCGAGCGAGCCAGTTATCCGAGGCCTTTCTCGGGGGGGTACAGGCCGCGCTTCGTGCGGACATACCCAGTGCGCAGTTCACAGCTGAGGCAATTATCGAGGCAGGTGCGATTGCCAACGCGATGAGCGGCAGCGTCGGCGGCGGGCCGCGCAGCTTCTGGTCGCAGGGCTCCTGGACGGGCGAAGCAATCACCCGCGCACATGTGCCGCTTTTCGAGTTCGACCAGGTTGCCGGATATGCCGAAGTCAGCCGAGCAACGCTCGATGCCGCTTTCCTCAAGCCGGACGAACAACTGGACGAGTCTGTTGTAGCCGAACTCGCGGAGCGTTTCCTGGAAGGGCTTGAGCAGGGCCAGCGCGCAGAAGACTATCCGCCTGCCGTGGTCAACGCTCTGCGGCGCTGCTGCACCAAACTGGATTCTCTCCATGATTTGATGTTTCATCGCCGTCTCAACCGGGCCACGCCTGCTCTTGCGACCAGGTGGGGCTGTGTTCTGTCGGATGTTGTACTCGACCGGATGGACCGGGACGATGCCATTGTCGCAGCGATCGAGGCAGGCAAACCGCGTCCGTCGCAAAGGACCTTTGAAGGGCAGCAGTTTTCTCGCGCTTTGATTGCAACTGGCCCCTACTTTCGGCCTGATCTCGCGGCACGCTTGGCCGTCTTGGGACAATATGAGCCGCAGCAGGACAGGCGCATGCGGCTGAAGCATGAAACCGACTTGAACATCGAGCGGATAGTCGGACTAATCGAACGCGGCGAAGAGCCACCTGCGCAAGGCACGGCCGACCGAAATCGGCTGAGTGGCTGGCTCTCGCCTTTTGGTTCAAAGACCCGTCCCGATGTGCGGGAGCGGATCGAGCGGGTCCGTCCCGACCTGATTCCGAAGGGGATTTCCTATGTCGAACGGGACGCCTCGCGCCGACAACGGCAGCTAGAGATGATTGCATGGGTGACACAACACAAGGCCCTTCCCCCTGCAAGCAGCGGCCTCGGCAAAATTTTGAAGGCCTGGGTCCAGAGGAATCCCTCATTCCTTGCCGCATTTCTGAAGGAACTAAAAAATGCTGCGCGCCCGGGAAAGATCGACGTCAAACTCAAGCCTCGGACAAACCGAAAGCGCAAGGCTAGGAAGCCCTTGGCCAGGAGCGGGACACGCTCGGCAATATCGCCTGTCGCCCAGCATTCGGCCGCGATGCCGCGATGA
- a CDS encoding DUF5818 domain-containing protein, with translation MNLPARRTANTITGTIEAGPRGPILRDADGLAWRLHFGEESVPEGLEGQVSVRGKIVQPDRIDVEFCAAID, from the coding sequence ATGAACCTCCCTGCCCGCCGCACGGCCAACACCATAACCGGAACGATCGAGGCGGGACCGCGCGGACCGATCCTGCGCGATGCCGACGGCCTTGCCTGGCGGCTGCATTTTGGCGAGGAATCGGTGCCAGAAGGACTGGAGGGACAGGTCAGCGTGCGCGGCAAGATCGTACAGCCCGACCGGATCGACGTCGAGTTCTGCGCCGCGATTGATTGA